Within the Leptospira johnsonii genome, the region ATTCAGCTCTTGTTAGTCGCTTTTTAATTTACTCCGATTTTTACGGGTTTTTTCGGAGCTTCTAATTCCTTCTTGGGAATTGTGAGTTTTAACACGCCATTATCGTATTTAGCGCTGATTTGATCCTTGATCGCGTTATCCGGAAGCGTGAATGTCCTGCTAAAAGAAGAATAATTGTATTCTCTTTTGCTATAGGACTTATCCTCTTGCTTGGATTCAGATTTTTTCTCGGCGCTTACGGTCAGCTGATCACCCTCTAAATCGATCTTAAAATCCCCTTTTTCCAATCCTGGAGCTGCGAAATCCATTTCATATCCGTCCTTAGTTTTTACTACGTTAACCGCTGGAATATGCTGGAGGGTAGTTTTGTTCAATAGCT harbors:
- a CDS encoding Hsp20/alpha crystallin family protein, coding for MNSITKPTDHFLNLSNLDHFFQSWNELLNKTTLQHIPAVNVVKTKDGYEMDFAAPGLEKGDFKIDLEGDQLTVSAEKKSESKQEDKSYSKREYNYSSFSRTFTLPDNAIKDQISAKYDNGVLKLTIPKKELEAPKKPVKIGVN